The nucleotide window GTTAAAATGATCAATGAGTTTAAACCCGATTTGGTGTTTTTAGATATTCAAATGCCCGGAATGACAGGCTTTGATGTACTTACGCATTTAGATGAACTGCCACAAATCATATTCTCAACAGCTTATGATCAGTATGCGCTAAAAGCCTTTGAGGTTCATGCTGTAGATTACTTGTTAAAGCCTTACACAAAAGACCGTTTTAAGCTTGCTGTAGAGCGTTTAAATGAGAATAAAGTTGAAAACAAAGCAAGACCATTGGCAGAAAGTTTACTCATGGAAACAGCTAAATCGCCAAATAAGATTTTAGTACAAAGTCAAAACAAACTAGTAACAATTGCTTTAGAAAATGTAATACGTATTGAAGCCTACGGTGATTATTCTAAACTAGTGACTGACGATAAAACTTATGTGAGTAATTATGGTATTTCTACCCTTGAAGAAAAGTTAAATTCGGCAATATTTATAAGAGTACATCGGTCTTCAATTATTAACTTAAATGCCGTGAAGGAATTGCATAAATATTCTAAAAGTTACGATGTAATGATGAAAAATGGTGACGTGGTAAGAGTTAGTCGTGGTTATATGGACAATATCAAGAAATTGATGTTTTAAATTAAGCTCAGCAAGACAAGGCATCATTAACTAAACACTTCGACTTTTAATATTTGCTTCACAAAGCCTTATAATTTCTGTAATTCTTTTTTGTTGGGTATCTTCACGTTTAGCGCTTTGTAACCATGAAAGATAGCTCTTTCTGTAGCCTTTAGAGAAATTTTTATAATTTTCAAAAGCTCGTGGATTTTTATCAAATGCTTGTTGAAGGTTCTTAGGAATAACACCATTTTCAACATCATCCATAGCAGACCAAGTTCCAGATTTCTTGGCTAATGCAATCATTTTATAGCCAGCCTCTTGTATTAATCCTGCAGCCTCTAATTCTTCAACGTATGCTTTATTAAGTGCGCTCCACGTACTTTTGGGGTTTCGTTTTGTAAAATATTGAATCCGTTTTCCTTGGCCAAGGCTCTTTACGGTTGCATCAATCCAACCAAAACATAAAGCCACTTTTACAGCTTCTTCCCAGCGCATCGTTGGGATGTTCATTTCCAATTTATAGAAAATAAGATAAACGGCTTTGTGTTTATAATGGTTGTTTTGCAGCCAATCGTACCAGTCAGTGTCGCGTTCAAAGTAGAGTTCTGGTATGTTTTTCAAGGTTAATGTTTATTAGTTTCAAATATTTTTTGATTCCACATAAAAATCCCTGTCAATCTTTATATCGTTAGCTTTTACAGATTTTATCTGCCACTCTGCTTTAGGGAAAAGCCACTCTGATTTTCCGTCAATTTCAATTTGAACTGGCATATCAAAACCATCTACAATGTTTATCCAACGGTATTTTAATTCTCCGTTTTCAATTTTGTATTCTAAAGTTGGAATCATCGTTGTTCTCAAATACTGATCGAAAAATTCAGCTAAATCAATTTTAGATTGTTCGCTTATGTAATCTTCAATCTGTTTGGTGGTAACAGTTTGGTGGTAAAATTCAGAATTTAAACCACGAAGTATTTGTCTCCATTTTTCATCATCTCCAATAAGTTGTCTTAGTGTATGCAGCATATTGGCGCCTTTGTAATACATATCGCTAGATCCTTCGTTATTTACGTGGTATTGCCCAATTAAAGGTCGGTCGTTTTGAATGTTGGCGCGTGTGCCTATTACATAATCTGCAGCAGCTTCCTTACCGTAATAGTAATCCAAAAATAAGTTTTCGGAATACGCGGTAAATCCTTCATGAATCCACATATCTGCAATATCTTTATTGGTAATGTTATTGGCAAACCACTCGTGGCCAGCTTCGTGAATGATGATAAAATCGAATTTTAGTCCCCAACCAGTGCCAGATAAATCGTTTCCTAAATACCCATTCTTAAACTTATTACCATAAGTCACCGAACTTTGGTGCTCCATGCCCAAATAAGGCACTTCAACCAACTTAAAGCTATCCTCGTAAAACGGATAAGGCCCAAACCAATGTTCAAAGGCTTTCATCATTTTTGGTGCATCTTTAAAATGTTCTTTTGCTTTTTCAAGATTGTAAGAAAGTACCCAGTAATACATGTCTAGATTTCCTTTTTCTCCTTCGTATGACTCAGAAAAATTCTCATAATCTCCAATATTTATATTCACTCCGTAGTTATTTATCGGGTTGCTCACAAACCAACTCCATCTTTCGGTATTATCATTATTTAGCCTAATGTCGCGAAGTCTTCCATTTGAGATGTTTTTTAGTCCTCTAGGAACTGTAACACTAATAAGCATACTGTCCACCTCGTCGTACATGTGGTCTTTGTTAGGCCACCAAACACTCGCGCCCAAACCTTGGCAAGAGGTCGCTACAAAATGATTACCGTTTTTGTCCTTTTTCCATGAAAAGCCGCCATCCCAAGGAGCGCGGACTGCTTCTTTTGGTTGTCCAGAATATTGAACATATAACTCATTGTAGTCTCCCGGCACCTGTTCTTTTTGTAAAAACACAAAATAGGCCGACCCAATTTTATTATAGTCTAACTGAACATCGTCTTGCACAAAAGCCACGATTTCTAATGGGTCTTGCAAATCAATTTGTATTATGTTATGTGATTTTAAAACTTTATAGCGTATAATATTGTAACCAGCAATAAACTTCTTATCTGGTTGGACTTTGATATTAAGATCATAATAATTTAAGTCCCACCATTCGCGCTCAGGTGTTATGCTTCCTCTCAAGGTATCTTGTTTGGTAAATTGAGCTTTGTCTTTAAGTAACTGTGCATTAATTGAAGTTGTTATGAGTATACCAAGTATAAGTAATCTATATTTCACTATTAAATCATTTTTTGTTTTAAATATTTAACAAGCATTGTTCCACCTAAAACCAAATTTGTTCCTAAGTATAAGATTCCAAAAATTAGAAGGTTCGTATAGTTTTGGTTAGCAACATCGAATTCTGATAATTCAGAAAACAGTGCCAAAACTAAAAATAAAGTGAGCGCTATAACCGTAATAGAAATGATTAAACCAAAAGTTGCTTTTTTATTTACTATTTGATAGGCAAGAACAGCTAATAAGCCAATAGCAAATGGATTGAGAAGATTTGCGGTTAAAGCCCAATAATAAATGACAGAAGCAATTAAAAATAATTCTGGAATATGAGGTTTTAATTTTTTAAGCATATGTTCTAAATTTTATTTAATTTTTTATTTCTGCAGAAATTGTAAACACTATCTCATTATTTTATTTGGAAACACCACCAAGCTCTCATGCCCATCCTCACCCACAGCTGCCACGCCAAAAAGGAAATTATCAATAACGATGCCTTCTAAAGTAAATTCGGTAACGTCGCCAACATAGCGGCTATAATCCCAACTTGGAGATGTGGTATCTCTCCAATAAATTTTGTACCCTTTGGCACCATCAACCTTGTTCCATTCCAATTTTGCTGATGGTTCTACAATACCACCAATACCGACGTCATTGGGTGCTGGTGGAGCGGAGGCAAGGCTCGCCATGGTAATGGCATTAACGGCTGTTAGTTTTTTGGCATAACCAAAGTTAACGTGCTCAAAGGTATCGCCATAATTGATGCCGTTTTCGGTTCGGATGTCTTGATGTTGTTGCGTATAGTTTTCGTGGGCTTCCATAATACGAATGCCTGCAAAACCAGCA belongs to Winogradskyella sp. J14-2 and includes:
- a CDS encoding YdeI/OmpD-associated family protein, with protein sequence MKNIPELYFERDTDWYDWLQNNHYKHKAVYLIFYKLEMNIPTMRWEEAVKVALCFGWIDATVKSLGQGKRIQYFTKRNPKSTWSALNKAYVEELEAAGLIQEAGYKMIALAKKSGTWSAMDDVENGVIPKNLQQAFDKNPRAFENYKNFSKGYRKSYLSWLQSAKREDTQQKRITEIIRLCEANIKSRSV
- a CDS encoding LytR/AlgR family response regulator transcription factor, which gives rise to MKKVIIVDDEAAGRKLIKEYLKDYRDLILLGEANNGVDAVKMINEFKPDLVFLDIQMPGMTGFDVLTHLDELPQIIFSTAYDQYALKAFEVHAVDYLLKPYTKDRFKLAVERLNENKVENKARPLAESLLMETAKSPNKILVQSQNKLVTIALENVIRIEAYGDYSKLVTDDKTYVSNYGISTLEEKLNSAIFIRVHRSSIINLNAVKELHKYSKSYDVMMKNGDVVRVSRGYMDNIKKLMF
- a CDS encoding M1 family metallopeptidase, with translation MKYRLLILGILITTSINAQLLKDKAQFTKQDTLRGSITPEREWWDLNYYDLNIKVQPDKKFIAGYNIIRYKVLKSHNIIQIDLQDPLEIVAFVQDDVQLDYNKIGSAYFVFLQKEQVPGDYNELYVQYSGQPKEAVRAPWDGGFSWKKDKNGNHFVATSCQGLGASVWWPNKDHMYDEVDSMLISVTVPRGLKNISNGRLRDIRLNNDNTERWSWFVSNPINNYGVNINIGDYENFSESYEGEKGNLDMYYWVLSYNLEKAKEHFKDAPKMMKAFEHWFGPYPFYEDSFKLVEVPYLGMEHQSSVTYGNKFKNGYLGNDLSGTGWGLKFDFIIIHEAGHEWFANNITNKDIADMWIHEGFTAYSENLFLDYYYGKEAAADYVIGTRANIQNDRPLIGQYHVNNEGSSDMYYKGANMLHTLRQLIGDDEKWRQILRGLNSEFYHQTVTTKQIEDYISEQSKIDLAEFFDQYLRTTMIPTLEYKIENGELKYRWINIVDGFDMPVQIEIDGKSEWLFPKAEWQIKSVKANDIKIDRDFYVESKNI